TCGAAACCTACCTAGCTTTTCCACAGATTTTGTTGGCAGCCCTGTGCACAACTTCTGGACAGCGAACCTAAGCCCTTGATCGCAAACGCCAACACGTCACGCGACAGAGAAGTTGCACATTTTGGAGGCACTGGACTTGTCCACAGTTAACGGGGAAAAGTCTGTGCATACACCCCCCAACATCCACGCCAATCCATTGATTGCACAACAGATTTTCTCGCTGCGCGCATATCGCCTCACGCGCCCCCAAAACACGCATACCCCTAAAGTTCGCAAGGGAAATGCCGATATGCCTCGCTGTGTTGTTGGGCCTCAAGCGGCCCCATCGAAGGAAATTCATGCGCAACAATCAACCCATCACGCAACAGGAATTCGACTATCCCGCTTCGCAGATGCTCGTCTCGGCCACTGATCTCAAGGGCCGCATTCAGTACTGCAATCCTGCGTTCGTCGCGGTGTCCGGCTTTACGAAAGAGGAGCTGATCGGGAAGGCGCATAACATCATTCGGCATCCCGACATGCCGGCCGAAGCGTTCGCCGACCTGTGGGAGACCGTCCGTGAAGGGCGCCCCTGGACCGCGATCGTGAAGAACCGCCGCAAGTCCGGCGACCACTACTGGGTGCGCGCGAACGTCACGCCCGTCTCCGAGCAAGGCACGGTGGTCGGCTATCTGAGCGTGCGCGTGAAGCCCACGCGCGAGGAAGTCCGAACGGCTGAAGCCTTCTACGCGCAAATGCGCGAGGGACGTCTGCAAGGCGTGCGGCTGCGCCACGGCTCCGTGGTGCGCACGGGCCTCGTGGGTGCGCTGCAGTCGCTGCTGCGTGTGCCTATCGCCACGCGCATCGCATTCGGCTATGGCGCCGTGCCGGCCGTGTTCGCCGCAGCCGGCCTCGCCGCCTGGCAAGGTCTGCCGCCGCTGCCCTTCTGGGGCGCGTTCGGCGCGGCCTGCGTTTGTGCACTCGGCGCCTGGCGCCTCACCACGCGCCACCTCGGCGCGCCGCTCGCGCAAATGACCACGGCCTCCACGCGCATGGCCGCGGGCGACCTCACGGCCACGCTCGCGGTCGCCACGAACGACGATCTCGGCGACGTCCTCCACGCGCTCAACCAGTTGCAGGCCAATCTCACGGCGATCGTGTTCGACGTGCGTTCGCAGATCGACGGCATGCTAGACGCCGCGCACGAGATCTCCAGCGGCAATCTCGATCTCTCGCGCCGCACTGAAATGCAGGCCGCATCGCTCGAAGAAACCGCGGCCACGATGGATCAACTCACGACCACCGTGCAGGCCAACGCCGAAGCGAGTGCGCGCGCACTCGATCTCGCGCGCGACGCGCAGTCCGCAGCCGCCGAAGGCGGCTCGATCGCGGCGCAGATGGAGCGCACGATGACGGGCATCACCGACGCCTCGCGCCGCATCAGCGACATCACCGGCGTGATCGACGGCATCGCGTTCCAGACCAACATCCTCGCGCTCAACGCCGCCGTCGAAGCCGCGCGCGCGGGCGAGGCGGGCCGCTCGTTCGCCGTCGTCGCTGGCGAGGTGCGCATGCTCGCGCAGCGCTGCGCGGCGTCAGCGAGGGAGATCAAGCAGGTCGTGGACGCCAGCGTGAACGAGATCGCCGAGGGCACGCGTCTCGTCGGCAACACGACTGCGCAGATGCGCTCGATCGACGAAGCCGTGAGCCGCGTCTCGTCGATCATCACCGAGGTCGCGAACGCGAGCGGCGAGCAGGCAGAGGGCATCCGCCAGGTCAATCAAGCCGTGGCGCATCTGGACAGCGCCACGCAGCAGAACGCCGCCCTCGTCGAGCAGGCCGCCGCCACGGCGCAGCGGCTCGCCGAACAGGCCGACGTTCTCGACGAAGCCGTGCGCCTGTTTACGGTGGCGGGCGGCGCGGAAGCGTCGAAGCGCTCGAAGCCCGCTCGCACCCCGGCACGCCGCGAGAGCGTCAATATTGCCGAAGCGGCCGAACACATCGCGGCATAACGACCGGCACCCACGCTGCGCCGCAAGAGCAGTCGATCCACGCCGGCTTATTGGTCTGAGAGATCGGCGTTAGTCCCATCTCGACAGTGCGCCGCCCCGGCGGCACCATGAAAACCGTCAACAAGCCGTACCACGGTTTGCTGATCCGAGTAACAACGGCGTTTCAGCGGCTCATCCGGCCTGCCCGGGTGAGCCGTTTTTTCTGCTGCATATGCCTCTCGCCTGGCATTGCTTTGCTTCGCAACCATGACAGCGGTGCAACGCGCAACGCATTTCGCATGGCCCGTTGCAGGGCGCGCAAAAACGGGCGTCGCCGCGGCGAGTCGCGTTAAACTGGCTGGCCAGGGTCGCGGCACAGCGATCTCGCTGTGTGTGTCGGCGCTCACTTGCATGAACACGCCGTGCAGCCGACCCCGTACAATGGCTCGACCACCCTACGCACGAGGACAACATCAATGCGCACGACCGGGTCTTCCGGAAACATGACCCTGCTCACCGAGCATGACGACGCGACCGGACGCGAACTGCGTTCACTGCGCCTCGAATCGGCGGCCGACGGCAAAAGCCTCTTGCTGGTCGAAGTCGACGAGCGCAAGCCGGGCATCCATCGCGAAGTGCGTTATGAAATCACGCCGGCCGAGCTGATCGCGGCAATTCGCGCACAAGGCGCCGAGTTGCCCGGGGAATCACACACGCGCTAAGCGCACGGAAAGAGGCGCCACGAACGCGGCACGCAAAGTCTCGTGTGCCGCGTTCGGTCGCTTTCCGTTC
The nucleotide sequence above comes from Paraburkholderia flagellata. Encoded proteins:
- a CDS encoding methyl-accepting chemotaxis protein — encoded protein: MRNNQPITQQEFDYPASQMLVSATDLKGRIQYCNPAFVAVSGFTKEELIGKAHNIIRHPDMPAEAFADLWETVREGRPWTAIVKNRRKSGDHYWVRANVTPVSEQGTVVGYLSVRVKPTREEVRTAEAFYAQMREGRLQGVRLRHGSVVRTGLVGALQSLLRVPIATRIAFGYGAVPAVFAAAGLAAWQGLPPLPFWGAFGAACVCALGAWRLTTRHLGAPLAQMTTASTRMAAGDLTATLAVATNDDLGDVLHALNQLQANLTAIVFDVRSQIDGMLDAAHEISSGNLDLSRRTEMQAASLEETAATMDQLTTTVQANAEASARALDLARDAQSAAAEGGSIAAQMERTMTGITDASRRISDITGVIDGIAFQTNILALNAAVEAARAGEAGRSFAVVAGEVRMLAQRCAASAREIKQVVDASVNEIAEGTRLVGNTTAQMRSIDEAVSRVSSIITEVANASGEQAEGIRQVNQAVAHLDSATQQNAALVEQAAATAQRLAEQADVLDEAVRLFTVAGGAEASKRSKPARTPARRESVNIAEAAEHIAA